One window of the Camelina sativa cultivar DH55 chromosome 1, Cs, whole genome shotgun sequence genome contains the following:
- the LOC104707998 gene encoding protein-tyrosine-phosphatase IBR5-like, which translates to MRKRERENPCSICGHYHKYEEGEVCGICGHCMPVSSDTAAPPPQVVHVSAFPSEILPEFLYLGSYDNASRSELLKTQGISRVLNTVPMCQNLYRNSFTYHGLDNEKVLQFDDAIKFLDQCEKDKARVLVHCMSGKSRSPAVVIGYLMKRKGWRLAESHQWVKQRRPTTDISPEFYQQLQEFEQAIFGSGMMSAMNINDAPTFGFGFPKIDNHAQAPVFNSGTTSIFSSPASSIPPQEFTFGATPPKPTTGGD; encoded by the exons atgaggaagagagagagagagaaccctTGTTCGATTTGTGGGCATTACCATAAGTACGAGGAAGGTGAAGTTTGTGGGATATGTGGTCACTGTATGCCTGTTTCCTCCGACACGGCGGCTCCTCCTCCACAAGTCGTCCACGTCAGTGCTTTTCCTTCAGAGATCCTCCCTGAGTTTCTTTACCTCGGGAGTTACGACAACGCTTCTCGCTCTGAGCTTCTCAAGACTCAGGGGATCTCTCGTGTTCTTAAT ACGGTTCCTATGTGCCAGAATCTATACAGGAACTCATTCACTTATCATGGTCTTGATAATGAAAAAGTTTTACAGTTTGATGATGCTATCAAGTTTTTAG ATCAATGTGAGAAGGACAAGGCACGTGTTCTTGTTCACTGTATGTCTGGGAAAAGTAG ATCACCAGCGGTTGTTATAGGGTACTTGATGAAACGTAAAGGGTGGAGACTTGCTGAGAGTCATCAGTGGGTGAAACAAAGGAGACCTACCACTGACATTAGTCCAG AGTTCTACCAACAACTGCAGGAGTTTGAGCAGGCGATATTTGGATCTGGGATGATGTCGGCAATGAATATTAATGATGCGCCAAcgtttgggtttggtttcccTAAAATTGATAACCACGCACAAGCCCCTGTGTTCAACAGTGGTACTACTTCTATATTTTCATCTCCTGCTTCAAGTATCCCTCCTCAAGAGTTCACTTTTGGAGCAACTCCACCAAAGCCAACAACAGGTGGTGAT
- the LOC104790553 gene encoding probable lipid-A-disaccharide synthase, mitochondrial — MFQFSKIKFCFPLSTTFIKRYSSFQPTKPVIDKASIDGELRVFIVSGEVSGDNIGSRLMSSLKKLSPLPLRFNGVGGSLMCKQGLTPLCPMEDLAVMGMWELLPHLYKFRVKLKETIDAAVKFNPHVVVTVDSKGFSFRLLKELRARYNQQRLENCPVHFHYVAPSFWAWKGGESRLGGLSEFVDHLFCILPNEERVCREHGLEATFVGHPVLEDATEFNITRTSKPEESKLEGLSLSKYSLPSDSTVISVLPGSRLQEVERMLPIFSKAMKLLKEPFPKLVTLIHVASNSQVDQYIGESLHEWPVRAILVPSGSTQLKYDAFGASQAALCTSGTVAFELQLARLPSLVAYRAHFLTELIIRYKAKIPYISLPNILLDSPIIPEALFQACNPSNLASTLERLLLDEKMRERQVVAAEKLMRLLHPSESELSNMIHCGDLESHRYTPSILAASTILSYAKR; from the exons ATGTTTCAGTTTTCAAAGATCAAATTCTGTTTCCCACTCTCTACTACATTCATCAAGAGATACTCCTCGTTTCAACCTACTAAACCAGTGATCGACAAGGCTTCAATCGATGGGGAGCTTAGAGTTTTCATCGTCTCCGGCGAAGTTTCTGGCGATAACATCGGCTCTCGTCTTATGTCCTCGCTCAAAAAGCTCTCTCCTTTACCCCTCCGTTTCAATGGAGTTGGAGG ATCCTTGATGTGCAAGCAAGGGTTGACTCCATTGTGTCCAATGGAGGATTTGGCTGTAATGGGTATGTGGGAGCTTTTGCCACATCTGTATAAATTCCGT GTGAAGTTGAAGGAGACCATTGATGCTGCGGTTAAGTTTAATCCACATGTTGTTGTGACTGTTGATTCAAAAGGCTTCTCTTTTCGTCTACTTAAGGAGTTACGAG CTAGATACAATCAGCAGCGTTTGGAAAATTGTCCGGTGCATTTTCACTATGTGGCACCGTCGTTCTGGGCTTGGAAAGGAGGAGAGTCAAGACTCGGAGGTCTCTCTGAATTCGTTGATCATCTTTTCTGTATTCTTCCAAATGAGGAGAGGGTTTGTAGGGAACATGGTCTCGAAGCAACCTTTGTTGGACATCCTGTTCTTGAGGATGCTACTGAGTTCAACATT ACAAGGACGTCCAAGCCAGAAGAATCAAAGCTTGAAGGCTTGAGTTTAAGCAAATACTCACTACCTTCTG ACTCCACAGTCATTTCGGTGCTACCTGGGAGCAGATTACAAGAAGTTGAAAGAATGCTACCTATATTTTCCAAAGCAATGAAGCTACTCAAAGAGCCATTTCCAAAACTAGTAACGCTCATCCATGTCGCTTCCAATAGTCAAGTTGATCAATACATTGGAGAATCCCTCCATGAGTGGCCAGTTCGAGCAATACTAGTCCCGAGTGGATCCACTCAGCTTAAATATGATGCCTTTGGC GCGAGTCAGGCTGCGTTATGCACTTCAGGAACAGTTGCTTTTGAGTTGCAGCTCGCTCGTCTGCCTTCCCTTGTCGCTTACCGAGCACATTTTTTGACCGAGTTAATAATCCGTTACAAAGCAAAGATACCTTATATTTCTCTCCCAAACATTCTCCTAGACTCACCAATCATTCCTGAAGCTTTGTTTCAAGCCTGCAACCCTTCAAATCTCGCCTCAACACTAga GAGACTGCTCTTGGATGAAAAGATGAGAGAAAGACAAGTTGTTGCTGCTGAAAAGTTGATGCGGCTCTTGCATCCGTCAGAAAGCGAACTAAGCAACATGATTCATTGTGGTGATTTGGAATCTCATCGATATACACCAAGCATTCTAGCAGCTTCGACCATTCTTAGTTATGCCAAGCGTTGA